The following coding sequences lie in one Glycine max cultivar Williams 82 chromosome 19, Glycine_max_v4.0, whole genome shotgun sequence genomic window:
- the LOC100790231 gene encoding cytochrome P450 78A5 — protein MSPDFTLLFSPELMQSPIITFQATFCVLLFTLMFTPFFTPGGLPWAWARPRTIIPGPVTALLGVFTGSTPHSALSKLARTYHAEKLMAFSIGLTRFVISSEPETAKEILGSPGFADRPVKESAYELLFHRAMGFAPYGEYWRNLRRISALHLFSPKRITSSESFRSKVGLKMVEQVKKTMSENQHVEVKKILHFSSLNNVMMTVFGKCYEFYEGEGLELEGLVSEGYELLGVFNWSDHFPVLGWLDLQGVRKRCRCLVEKVNVFVGGVIKEHRVKRERGDCVKDEGAEDFVDVLLDLEKENRLSEADMIAVLWEMIFRGTDTVAILLEWILARMVLHPEIQAKAQREIDFVCGSSRLVSEADIPNLRYLQCIVKETLRVHPPGPLLSWARLAVHDVTVGGKHVIPKGTTAMVNMWAITHDERVWAEPEKFRPERFVEEDVSIMGSDLRLAPFGSGRRVCPGKALGLASVHLWLAQLLQNFHWVSSDGVSVELDEFLKLSMEMKKPLSCKAVPRVSV, from the exons TCATGTTCACGCCGTTCTTCACTCCTGGTGGGCTTCCTTGGGCCTGGGCCCGGCCCAGAACCATCATCCCTGGCCCAGTAACTGCCCTGCTCGGGGTCTTCACGGGTTCCACACCTCACAGCGCTTTATCCAAACTGGCCCGCACTTATCACGCGGAAAAGCTCATGGCTTTCTCCATCGGTTTAACCCGGTTCGTTATCTCCAGCGAACCGGAAACCGCAAAGGAGATTCTCGGCAGCCCCGGTTTTGCGGACAGGCCGGTGAAGGAATCCGCCTATGAGCTTCTCTTCCACCGTGCAATGGGTTTCGCACCGTACGGAGAGTACTGGAGAAACCTGAGGAGAATCTCAGCCCTACATCTCTTCTCCCCGAAGAGAATCACCAGCTCTGAGTCCTTCAGGAGCAAGGTTGGGTTAAAAATGGTTGAACAAGTTAAGAAAACCATGAGTGAGAACCAACACGTCGAGGTTAAGAAAATTCTACACTTTAGTTCGTTGAACAATGTGATGATGACGGTGTTTGGTAAGTGTTATGAGTTTTACGAGGGTGAGGGTTTGGAGCTTGAGGGTTTGGTGAGTGAAGGGTATGAGTTGTTGGGTGTTTTTAACTGGAGTGACCATTTTCCGGTTTTGGGGTGGTTGGATTTGCAGGGGGTGAGGAAGAGGTGTAGGTGTTTGGTTGAAAAGGTTAATGTTTTTGTTGGAGGGGTTATTAAGGAGCATAGGGTGAAGAGGGAGAGGGGTGACTGTGTGAAGGATGAAGGAGCTGAGGATTTTGTTGATGTTTTGCTTGATTTGGAGAAGGAAAACAGGCTCAGTGAAGCTGACATGATTGCTGTTCTTTGG GAAATGATATTCAGGGGAACTGACACGGTAGCAATTCTGCTAGAGTGGATTCTGGCTCGCATGGTTCTCCACCCTGAAATCCAAGCAAAGGCACAGCGCGAAATAGACTTCGTTTGCGGATCCTCCAGGCTCGTATCCGAAGCAGACATTCCGAACCTGCGCTACCTTCAGTGCATAGTAAAAGAAACCCTCCGTGTGCACCCACCAGGCCCGCTACTCTCGTGGGCTCGCCTTGCTGTGCACGACGTTACGGTTGGCGGCAAGCACGTGATTCCCAAGGGCACCACCGCGATGGTGAACATGTGGGCCATAACCCACGACGAGAGGGTGTGGGCCGAGCCCGAGAAGTTTAGGCCCGAGCGGTTTGTGGAAGAGGATGTGAGCATAATGGGGTCTGATTTGAGGTTGGCACCTTTCGGGTCTGGAAGAAGAGTGTGTCCTGGGAAGGCCCTTGGTTTGGCCTCGGTTCATCTTTGGCTCGCTCAGTtgcttcaaaattttcattggGTTTCATCTGATGGTGTTTCTGTGGAATTGGATGAGTTTCTCAAGCTTTCTATGGAGATGAAGAAGCCACTGTCTTGCAAGGCTGTGCCTAGGGTTTCTGTTTAG